From Companilactobacillus heilongjiangensis, one genomic window encodes:
- the ltrA gene encoding group II intron reverse transcriptase/maturase, whose protein sequence is MRQSQKIECKFDHFNAHICEQMMVRSAASGENTNKNGISFKQLVLDENNLNRAYKRVKENKGGAGIDGMTVYDLFDYIRKNKEALLKSLSDSTYKPSPVKRVEIPKPNGTMRKLGIPTVFDRVVQQAVAQVMSPIFEKIFSNNSFGFRPNRSAHDAVKQVVSFYKQGYHVVIDLDLKSYFDTVNHDLLIKFIKQYTDDEWLLNLIRKFLTSGVMDGKLFQEMEKGTPQGGNLSPLLANIYLNELDKLLTTRGHKFVRYADDCNIYVKSKRAGRRVLNSISRFLESGLKLTLNQEKTKITVPTKSKFLGFSLGFTNKGVCLRPSYQAEKRVKQSLRKLTKRNRGRKLEVILKEIRQKMVGWLNYYGIGAMKDFIRKLDSWLRARIRQYIWKSWKRPKAKYRKLVKLGVTRRQAFICANSSKGYWRTAHSSVVQHALSKKKLESFGLIDMTKRLQSLQNA, encoded by the coding sequence ATGCGACAATCGCAGAAAATAGAATGTAAATTCGACCATTTTAATGCTCACATATGTGAACAAATGATGGTACGTAGCGCCGCTTCTGGCGAAAATACGAATAAGAATGGCATTTCATTTAAGCAACTAGTTTTAGATGAAAATAATCTCAATAGAGCCTATAAGCGAGTCAAGGAAAACAAGGGTGGAGCTGGCATAGATGGAATGACTGTCTATGACTTGTTCGACTATATTCGTAAGAACAAGGAAGCACTACTTAAGTCCTTAAGTGATTCAACTTATAAACCTAGCCCCGTCAAAAGGGTAGAAATACCTAAGCCAAATGGGACTATGCGTAAGCTTGGTATACCAACAGTCTTCGACCGTGTGGTACAACAAGCAGTGGCGCAGGTTATGAGCCCTATCTTTGAGAAAATCTTCTCTAACAACAGCTTTGGATTTAGACCAAATCGAAGTGCCCATGACGCAGTAAAACAGGTTGTGAGTTTTTACAAGCAAGGCTATCACGTTGTGATAGACCTTGACCTAAAGTCTTACTTCGACACGGTGAACCATGATTTACTTATCAAGTTCATCAAGCAATATACTGATGATGAATGGTTGTTAAATCTAATTCGTAAGTTCCTAACCAGTGGCGTAATGGATGGAAAACTATTTCAAGAAATGGAAAAAGGTACGCCTCAAGGCGGTAACCTTTCTCCACTCTTGGCCAACATATATTTAAATGAGCTGGACAAGTTATTGACCACCCGTGGTCATAAATTCGTCCGCTACGCTGATGACTGTAATATTTATGTCAAAAGTAAACGAGCAGGAAGAAGAGTCCTGAATAGTATTTCAAGGTTCCTAGAAAGTGGTTTAAAGCTAACTTTAAACCAAGAAAAGACCAAAATTACAGTGCCAACAAAGTCAAAGTTTTTAGGATTCTCTTTAGGCTTTACCAACAAGGGCGTATGTTTACGCCCGAGCTATCAAGCCGAAAAGAGGGTCAAGCAATCGCTAAGAAAACTCACAAAGAGGAATCGAGGTCGAAAGCTTGAAGTTATCCTGAAAGAAATAAGACAAAAGATGGTTGGATGGCTCAATTACTATGGAATTGGTGCGATGAAGGATTTTATCAGAAAACTTGATTCTTGGTTGCGAGCACGTATTAGACAATATATTTGGAAGTCATGGAAAAGACCCAAAGCAAAGTATAGGAAGTTGGTTAAATTAGGCGTGACACGGCGTCAAGCGTTTATCTGTGCAAACTCCAGTAAAGGATACTGGCGAACAGCGCACAGCAGTGTGGTGCAACACGCCCTAAGCAAGAAAAAGCTAGAATCTTTTGGCCTAATAGACATGACCAAAAGACTCCAGTCTTTGCAAAATGCTTAA
- the rsgA gene encoding ribosome small subunit-dependent GTPase A, with protein sequence MNNTLKKYGLTEKIELESKQYNDLSLARVIEQQRNMYKVISAEGELNAKVSGKFEYQSDSQDGFPAVGDWVMVSIIDDTQAIIHNILKRKSLMKRSSSGSQKSGQVIVANVDYILICMSLNENFNVRRIERYLTVVWDSGATPVIVLTKSDLCQDLEEKMLELEEVSLGTDIVVCSAENNEGFENLDKYTVAGKTVALVGSSGVGKSTLINHLIGKAVLTTKTIRADDGKGRHTTTHRQMLPVPNGGVVIDTPGMRELKIFTGNLSKTFDDIEELAGQCKFRNCTHTNEPGCAIKAAIEVGDLDPDRFKSYQKLQHEMSYNGLNSKQLENEKINRLFGSKKEMKAHIKKYRKMGKR encoded by the coding sequence TTGAATAATACTTTAAAAAAATACGGATTAACAGAAAAAATTGAATTGGAATCAAAGCAATATAATGATTTAAGTCTTGCTCGTGTAATTGAACAGCAACGTAATATGTATAAAGTGATAAGTGCTGAAGGTGAATTGAATGCCAAAGTTTCAGGTAAGTTTGAGTATCAATCTGATTCACAGGATGGTTTTCCAGCAGTGGGAGATTGGGTAATGGTTTCCATTATTGATGATACGCAAGCGATAATTCATAATATTTTGAAACGTAAAAGTTTAATGAAACGAAGTTCGTCTGGTTCACAGAAGTCAGGGCAAGTGATTGTTGCCAATGTTGATTATATTCTCATCTGTATGTCGCTGAATGAAAACTTCAATGTCCGCAGAATTGAACGTTATCTGACAGTCGTTTGGGATAGTGGTGCAACACCAGTTATTGTTTTGACAAAATCAGATTTATGCCAAGACTTGGAAGAAAAGATGCTTGAGTTAGAAGAAGTAAGTTTAGGGACGGATATTGTCGTCTGTTCAGCGGAAAATAATGAAGGATTTGAAAACTTAGACAAATATACTGTGGCCGGAAAAACAGTTGCTCTAGTCGGATCATCAGGCGTTGGTAAGTCGACTTTGATAAATCATTTAATCGGTAAAGCAGTTTTAACAACTAAGACGATTAGAGCAGATGATGGCAAGGGAAGACACACAACGACACATCGACAAATGTTACCAGTACCCAATGGCGGAGTCGTAATAGACACCCCAGGAATGCGTGAGTTAAAAATATTTACAGGTAACTTGTCAAAAACATTTGATGACATCGAAGAATTAGCAGGACAATGCAAGTTTAGAAATTGCACACATACCAATGAACCAGGGTGTGCAATAAAAGCTGCCATTGAAGTCGGAGATTTAGATCCCGATAGATTTAAAAGTTATCAAAAGTTGCAACACGAAATGTCATACAATGGATTGAATTCGAAGCAGTTAGAAAATGAAAAAATAAATCGATTGTTTGGCAGTAAAAAAGAAATGAAGGCGCACATAAAAAAATATCGCAAAATGGGAAAAAGATAG
- a CDS encoding 3'-5' exoribonuclease YhaM family protein: MRLPKQIIDFNKGEDMSLEVIIKRSDFRLAKNGKNFLSLVFEDKSGQIPGKYWDASEADAEKYHVGTIVQLEGRRDLYQGKPQVNITRLGLLDPETVDMSQFVQTAPMKKVDMENEFDDVFLQITNGAWNRIVRFLFKKYHDRFFTSAAAKSNHHDFQGGLAYHTLSMVRMAESISDQYPQINRALLIAGACLHDFGKIIELTGSLDIEYTFEGNMLGHITIVDEEIVKAAQELNISLESEDMILLRHMILSHHGLLEYGSPERPKILEAEVLHNIDMMDASINMITKAIDKTENGKFSERIFGLDNRAFYKHS; encoded by the coding sequence ATGAGATTGCCTAAACAAATAATTGATTTTAATAAGGGCGAAGACATGAGTTTGGAAGTTATTATCAAACGTTCCGACTTTCGTTTAGCCAAGAATGGTAAAAATTTCTTGTCATTAGTATTTGAAGACAAGTCAGGTCAAATCCCTGGTAAATATTGGGATGCTAGTGAAGCCGATGCCGAAAAATATCACGTAGGCACGATTGTTCAACTAGAAGGCCGACGCGACTTGTACCAGGGTAAACCTCAAGTTAATATTACTCGTTTGGGCCTATTAGACCCTGAGACAGTCGACATGTCACAGTTCGTTCAGACTGCTCCAATGAAAAAAGTCGATATGGAAAATGAATTTGACGATGTTTTCTTACAAATTACCAATGGTGCATGGAATCGAATTGTCAGATTTCTATTTAAGAAGTATCACGACCGCTTCTTTACCAGTGCTGCAGCTAAGAGCAATCACCACGATTTCCAAGGTGGCTTAGCTTATCATACATTGAGCATGGTACGGATGGCTGAAAGTATTTCTGACCAATATCCACAAATTAACCGAGCATTACTAATTGCCGGTGCATGTTTGCATGATTTTGGTAAAATTATCGAATTGACAGGTAGCCTAGATATTGAATATACCTTCGAAGGTAACATGTTAGGCCACATTACGATAGTTGATGAAGAAATTGTAAAAGCTGCTCAGGAGCTAAATATCAGCCTTGAAAGCGAAGATATGATCTTACTTCGTCATATGATCTTGTCGCATCACGGATTATTGGAATATGGTTCACCAGAAAGACCTAAAATTTTGGAAGCCGAAGTTTTGCATAATATCGATATGATGGATGCTTCAATCAACATGATTACTAAGGCAATCGACAAGACAGAGAATGGCAAGTTTTCTGAACGAATCTTTGGTTTAGATAATCGAGCATTTTATAAACACAGTTAA
- a CDS encoding ATP-binding protein: protein MKLVKANIYGFGKWIDQKFNFEQDYQVIFGDNEAGKTTLLNFIQSILFGFASARGDNKFLQYKPRNSGKYGGELVFKADDESLWTVRRVDGKGDGEVTLYHGDDEVPVSLLSEIIGSFTKDDFENTHVFDDKSILSIYGLDETKLETEVMSIGAVGSKEWLATADSLEHAADDIYKPRGQKQPLVVNLKKETELVEDKSEIENQQVAYQRVKSELDKTEKDFDDNAVLLKQASEAENNLRNLDKKWSRYEQLQQSHDPNHTPSRLIQNEDWERVLKANQELSTLKETSTPNKIADLDNVEKNVLKNYRINQTRLDYVRNQKFELQNLQFHRDDMNSKLLKVDTQVDQLFKNHPELSEHMLPLTGDEIDQLTPQANKANNMPLIVCGVAVILAFIINPLRWVFVLAAIASGGWYWYQERVNSAKADLGNYPFLQEKGYVGLSREAILGIQGTVIALDNYHTTQKGLADGIKSIEVDLNKWRNILLELNVVDESYKDDNYNEQIEKYFARLDQIQAKADIAEQSQAQTQKIADNRDRRLHQLNKEIFAILQKYQAVNMNMFTQMHTQQIENQKTLSQIKQDKDFLGNDLSELQKYADHNTLSEELNQATSKKNALADKNNELSRQMGSLKEQMQQIFDNKQYQHIVSELAQNKQDIIENYDEWISNKLASSWIRNMLNIATENRYPKMIEKATQYFSLLTNHHYIKIDFKSRDIVVTSANKNVFDVHELSKATTIQLYLALRLAFVTEISDLIKLPILIDDAFVDFDLSRKENVFELIQEIAETNQVIYVTANQPEGVPEDHILKLEENEIA from the coding sequence GTGAAATTAGTTAAAGCAAATATCTACGGTTTCGGTAAATGGATCGACCAAAAATTTAACTTTGAACAAGATTATCAGGTTATTTTTGGTGATAACGAGGCTGGAAAAACGACACTGTTGAACTTTATTCAAAGCATTCTCTTTGGATTTGCTTCAGCACGTGGCGATAATAAATTTTTACAATATAAACCCCGTAACAGTGGTAAATACGGTGGTGAATTAGTTTTTAAGGCTGATGATGAAAGTCTCTGGACTGTACGTCGAGTCGATGGTAAAGGTGATGGAGAGGTGACACTTTATCATGGGGATGACGAAGTTCCAGTTAGTTTGTTGTCGGAAATTATCGGTAGCTTTACAAAAGATGACTTTGAGAATACTCATGTTTTTGACGATAAAAGTATTCTCTCAATCTATGGCTTAGACGAGACCAAATTGGAAACTGAAGTCATGTCGATTGGTGCTGTTGGTAGTAAAGAATGGTTGGCTACTGCGGATAGTTTGGAACATGCGGCTGACGATATTTATAAGCCTCGTGGTCAAAAACAACCGTTAGTTGTCAATTTGAAAAAGGAAACAGAGTTAGTTGAAGATAAGTCTGAGATTGAGAATCAACAAGTGGCGTATCAACGAGTCAAGTCAGAATTAGATAAAACTGAAAAAGACTTTGACGATAATGCCGTTTTATTGAAACAAGCTAGTGAAGCTGAAAATAACTTACGTAATTTAGATAAGAAGTGGTCACGTTACGAGCAATTGCAACAGAGCCACGATCCGAATCATACGCCAAGCCGATTGATTCAAAATGAAGACTGGGAGCGAGTTTTAAAAGCTAATCAGGAATTGAGCACGCTCAAGGAAACCTCAACCCCTAATAAAATTGCCGATTTAGATAACGTTGAAAAGAACGTTCTCAAAAATTATCGAATTAATCAGACACGATTGGATTATGTTCGGAATCAGAAGTTTGAATTACAAAACTTACAATTTCACCGTGACGATATGAATTCCAAGCTTTTGAAAGTTGATACACAAGTGGACCAGCTCTTCAAAAATCATCCCGAATTGTCGGAGCATATGTTGCCGTTGACTGGGGATGAGATTGATCAGTTGACGCCACAAGCTAATAAGGCAAATAATATGCCATTGATTGTCTGTGGTGTGGCCGTAATTCTAGCTTTTATCATCAATCCATTACGTTGGGTATTCGTGTTAGCTGCTATTGCTAGTGGTGGTTGGTATTGGTATCAAGAACGTGTTAATAGTGCCAAGGCTGACTTGGGCAATTATCCATTTTTGCAGGAGAAAGGTTACGTTGGACTATCTCGAGAAGCAATTTTAGGTATTCAAGGAACGGTAATTGCTTTGGATAACTATCACACGACTCAAAAGGGTTTGGCTGATGGCATCAAGTCGATTGAGGTTGACCTGAACAAGTGGCGCAATATTTTGTTGGAATTGAATGTGGTTGATGAATCTTACAAAGATGATAATTATAATGAACAGATTGAAAAATACTTTGCTCGTTTGGACCAAATTCAAGCTAAAGCTGATATTGCTGAACAGAGTCAGGCTCAGACACAAAAGATTGCTGACAATCGAGATAGACGTTTGCATCAGTTGAATAAGGAAATTTTTGCTATTTTGCAGAAGTATCAAGCTGTTAATATGAATATGTTCACGCAGATGCATACGCAACAAATTGAAAACCAAAAGACTTTGTCTCAAATTAAACAAGACAAGGACTTCCTTGGAAATGATCTGTCAGAATTACAAAAGTATGCGGATCACAATACTTTGAGTGAAGAGTTGAATCAGGCCACTTCCAAGAAGAATGCTCTGGCTGACAAAAACAATGAGTTGAGTCGTCAGATGGGTTCATTGAAGGAACAGATGCAACAGATTTTTGACAATAAACAGTATCAACATATTGTTAGTGAATTGGCTCAAAATAAGCAGGATATTATTGAAAACTATGATGAATGGATTTCCAACAAATTGGCCAGCAGTTGGATTCGGAATATGTTGAATATTGCGACTGAAAATCGTTATCCAAAGATGATTGAGAAGGCAACGCAGTATTTTAGTTTGCTGACGAATCATCATTATATTAAAATTGATTTCAAGAGCCGAGATATTGTGGTCACGAGTGCCAATAAGAATGTTTTCGATGTCCATGAGTTATCAAAAGCAACAACGATTCAGTTGTATTTAGCTCTACGCTTGGCCTTTGTCACTGAAATTTCTGATTTGATCAAGTTGCCAATTTTGATTGACGATGCTTTCGTTGATTTCGACCTTTCTCGTAAAGAGAACGTGTTCGAATTGATTCAAGAGATTGCCGAGACGAATCAAGTTATTTACGTGACAGCTAATCAGCCTGAAGGTGTTCCAGAAGACCATATTCTGAAATTGGAGGAGAATGAGATTGCCTAA
- a CDS encoding metallophosphoesterase family protein: MKFLHAADLHLDTPFIGISNFSKELQKQLQDSTYQAAKKLFETALAEQVDFVILAGDIFDDTDSSLKAQMFLRDEFEKLNQANIKVYLIYGNHDYYRNNFAVVKFPSNVTVFGPEVSTVEQITKDGQRVGLTGFSYHQQHINQAIGKEYPNRGDFDYQIGILHAGVGDDNYAPFQVSDLLQKGYDYWALGHIHKRQILHESPMVVYSGDIQGRNQNDITPKGFYIVSVENHVTEMKFVKSSIYTWDKATIEARAEDTVDSLINKITDMLDNPAVLLTLNINNAQKLSADVVKTINRNEILQHFNQVQTQSVLYKIYLKFNDNPQLSQIDQKYWDEAEQKAINLDDIKDLDSKLYSSSIIRDHINDPDFLKVITEMTRNTINQKYTGE, encoded by the coding sequence ATGAAGTTTTTGCACGCAGCAGATTTACATTTAGACACACCTTTTATTGGCATTAGCAATTTTTCAAAAGAGTTACAAAAGCAGTTGCAAGATTCAACTTATCAAGCGGCTAAGAAACTCTTTGAAACCGCGTTAGCTGAACAAGTTGATTTCGTTATTTTAGCGGGCGATATCTTTGATGATACCGACAGTTCACTGAAAGCACAGATGTTTTTGCGAGACGAGTTTGAAAAATTGAACCAAGCCAATATCAAGGTATATTTAATTTACGGTAATCATGATTATTATCGTAATAATTTTGCTGTGGTGAAATTTCCTAGTAATGTGACAGTTTTTGGACCAGAAGTTTCAACTGTTGAACAGATAACTAAAGACGGTCAACGTGTTGGGCTGACTGGTTTTAGTTATCACCAACAACATATTAATCAAGCAATTGGTAAAGAATATCCTAACCGTGGCGACTTTGACTATCAAATTGGGATTTTGCACGCTGGTGTCGGGGATGACAATTATGCGCCATTCCAAGTCAGTGATCTGTTGCAAAAAGGCTATGATTACTGGGCTTTGGGACACATTCATAAACGTCAGATTCTTCATGAATCGCCAATGGTCGTTTACTCTGGTGACATTCAGGGACGTAACCAAAATGATATTACTCCAAAAGGCTTTTACATCGTTTCAGTTGAGAATCACGTTACGGAGATGAAGTTCGTTAAGAGTAGTATTTACACTTGGGACAAAGCTACGATTGAAGCCCGAGCTGAAGATACCGTGGACTCCTTGATCAATAAAATCACCGATATGTTGGATAATCCGGCTGTATTGTTGACGTTGAATATTAATAACGCTCAGAAGTTGAGTGCTGATGTAGTAAAAACTATTAATCGTAATGAAATTTTGCAACACTTTAATCAAGTTCAAACGCAAAGTGTTCTGTATAAAATCTATTTGAAATTCAATGACAATCCGCAATTGTCACAAATTGACCAGAAGTATTGGGATGAGGCTGAACAAAAGGCCATTAATTTAGATGATATTAAGGATCTCGATAGTAAGTTGTATTCATCAAGTATTATCCGTGATCATATTAATGATCCTGATTTCTTGAAAGTCATCACGGAAATGACTCGTAATACGATCAATCAAAAATATACTGGAGAGTAA
- a CDS encoding YlbF family regulator yields MNIYDSANQLEQDLRKTTEVADLKLAFEAVKANDLAYKLFDKVQNKQFELQQKQMQGQEITDDDIKAMRELTDQLSNYTEIQNLMEKEQKMNSMMDELNKIISKPIAEIYQDK; encoded by the coding sequence ATGAACATTTACGATAGCGCCAATCAACTTGAACAAGATTTGAGAAAGACAACTGAAGTTGCTGATTTGAAGCTTGCTTTCGAAGCTGTTAAAGCTAACGATTTGGCTTACAAGCTTTTCGACAAAGTTCAAAACAAACAATTTGAACTTCAACAAAAACAAATGCAAGGTCAAGAAATTACAGACGACGACATTAAAGCAATGCGTGAATTGACAGATCAACTTTCAAATTACACTGAAATCCAAAACTTAATGGAAAAAGAGCAAAAGATGAATTCGATGATGGATGAATTGAACAAAATCATTTCAAAGCCTATCGCAGAAATTTATCAAGATAAATAA
- a CDS encoding PBP1A family penicillin-binding protein codes for MNNNNGFWAWLKPKLLVAWSFIKKYWKRYQLTRWLILLVLTLILVLSSYWTYKAKTSNVDDLQSSLQTKTTILDKDGDDAGQLYANKGTYVSYDKISKNIQNAVTSTEDRTFWTNPGFSIKGYARAAIGYVIHHGISGGGSTLTQQLAKNSLLTQKQTLARKGEELFLSIEINRVYSKKEIITMYLNNAYFGNGVWGVQDASEKYFGKNASELNPAEAADLAGILKAPNNYNPIDSMSNSTARRNLVLDLMVENNKLTASQATYYKNTAIALNDNYEVSSSYKYPYFFDAVIDEAVNKYGLKEDDILNKGYKIYTTLDQRIQGSMQSSFDSSYLFPNNAADGTKVQGASVAVDPKTGGILAVVGGRGDHTFRGFNRATQMRRQPGSTIKPLAVYTPAIENGYSYDSELPDKITSFGKNKYTPTNADGIYQDSLPMYKALYQSENVPAVALLDKIGVKKGVNSVENFGIKVHKNDQNLALALGGLETGVSPIQMARAYTAFANEGRLSDTHFITKVVDSTGTVLVNNTSNSTKQIISKNTAKEMTSMMLGVYNEGTGKLAKPAGYQIAGKTGSTEVPESYGYAGTKDQWMIGYTPDVVVASWMGFDNTDQNHFLSGANENGMSTLFKNEMTNILPATKATSFGVKDASSLAQGNTSDSGDNDIAKSIQDGVNNVKNKATEWYNDIKNFFGQ; via the coding sequence ATGAATAATAACAATGGTTTTTGGGCTTGGCTTAAGCCTAAATTACTAGTTGCTTGGTCTTTTATAAAAAAATATTGGAAGAGATATCAGCTTACTAGATGGTTAATCTTGCTTGTTTTGACATTGATCCTAGTCTTGAGTAGTTATTGGACATATAAGGCTAAGACAAGTAACGTGGACGATTTACAGTCATCATTGCAAACGAAGACGACTATTTTAGATAAAGACGGCGATGATGCCGGTCAGCTTTACGCTAATAAGGGTACTTACGTTAGTTATGATAAAATTTCCAAAAATATTCAGAATGCAGTTACTTCAACTGAGGACCGAACTTTTTGGACTAATCCAGGTTTTAGTATTAAAGGTTACGCTAGAGCGGCAATCGGTTACGTCATTCACCATGGTATTTCCGGTGGTGGTAGTACTTTAACGCAACAATTGGCTAAGAATTCACTTTTAACTCAGAAACAGACTTTAGCTAGAAAAGGTGAGGAACTTTTCTTATCGATTGAAATTAATCGAGTTTATTCAAAGAAAGAAATTATCACCATGTATTTGAATAACGCTTACTTTGGTAATGGGGTCTGGGGTGTTCAAGATGCTTCCGAAAAATATTTCGGTAAAAATGCATCTGAATTGAATCCCGCTGAAGCTGCCGATTTGGCTGGTATTTTAAAGGCTCCAAATAATTATAATCCAATTGACAGCATGAGTAATTCGACTGCTCGCCGTAATTTAGTATTGGACTTGATGGTTGAAAATAATAAATTGACAGCTTCTCAAGCCACATATTATAAGAATACCGCAATTGCCTTGAATGACAATTATGAAGTCAGCAGTTCTTACAAGTATCCATATTTCTTTGATGCTGTTATTGATGAAGCTGTTAATAAGTATGGTCTCAAAGAAGACGATATTTTGAATAAAGGTTATAAGATTTACACAACTTTGGATCAGAGAATTCAAGGCTCAATGCAGTCATCATTTGATAGTAGCTACTTGTTCCCAAATAATGCTGCTGATGGAACCAAGGTACAAGGTGCTTCAGTTGCAGTTGATCCAAAAACTGGTGGTATTTTAGCCGTTGTTGGTGGTCGTGGAGATCATACTTTCCGTGGCTTTAATCGAGCTACTCAGATGAGACGTCAGCCGGGTTCAACAATTAAACCATTAGCCGTTTATACGCCAGCTATTGAAAATGGTTACAGTTACGATTCAGAATTGCCTGATAAAATCACTAGTTTTGGTAAAAATAAGTATACACCAACGAATGCTGATGGAATTTATCAAGATTCATTGCCAATGTACAAGGCTTTGTATCAAAGTGAAAACGTTCCTGCTGTAGCGTTGTTGGATAAGATTGGTGTCAAAAAGGGTGTCAATTCAGTTGAAAACTTTGGAATCAAGGTACACAAGAATGATCAAAACTTGGCCTTAGCTTTAGGTGGGTTGGAGACAGGTGTTTCACCAATTCAAATGGCACGTGCATATACAGCCTTTGCTAATGAAGGTAGACTTTCTGATACTCACTTTATTACAAAAGTTGTTGATTCAACTGGGACTGTTTTGGTCAACAATACAAGCAATTCAACTAAGCAGATTATCAGTAAAAATACTGCGAAGGAAATGACTAGTATGATGCTTGGCGTCTACAACGAGGGTACTGGTAAACTTGCTAAGCCTGCTGGCTATCAAATTGCTGGTAAGACTGGTAGTACTGAAGTTCCTGAATCTTACGGTTATGCCGGTACCAAGGATCAGTGGATGATTGGTTATACGCCAGACGTCGTAGTCGCTAGTTGGATGGGATTTGACAATACTGACCAGAATCACTTCCTCTCCGGAGCTAATGAGAATGGTATGTCGACCTTGTTTAAGAACGAAATGACTAATATTCTACCTGCGACAAAAGCTACTAGTTTTGGTGTTAAAGATGCTTCCAGTTTAGCCCAAGGCAACACATCTGATAGTGGTGATAACGATATTGCTAAATCTATCCAAGATGGGGTAAACAACGTTAAAAATAAAGCTACAGAATGGTATAATGATATTAAGAACTTTTTTGGTCAATAG
- a CDS encoding RluA family pseudouridine synthase, producing the protein MYQKIITYHRENNEELSIRELLKKWLIPKKWQHFFRIQEDVLINGQYHSFNTIVQDQDVVTLNFDFPPRTEQHYLPGHDPVDVVYEDDDIIVVNKVAGKKTHPNLSTEDDSLMNDVETYLKDGHPYMVHRIDMETSGLVLISKTPYLVPIFNRQLSSKTLHREYLALVNLDAPINDSGTIDQQIGQDPTDVRKRMVTEDGLSATTNYQVIEKNADFALLKLNLLTGRTHQLRVHLAHNHWPIVNDILYNPHKKAGMLLLFAHKLTFSQPFTGKSKIIQAKLPENMYNLICADLKQPKSSPNPDN; encoded by the coding sequence ATGTATCAAAAAATCATCACGTATCACCGTGAAAACAATGAAGAATTGTCCATTCGGGAACTCTTGAAAAAATGGCTGATTCCTAAAAAATGGCAGCACTTCTTTCGTATTCAAGAGGATGTTCTCATCAACGGGCAATACCATTCTTTTAACACAATTGTCCAAGACCAGGATGTCGTTACTTTAAACTTTGACTTTCCACCGCGGACTGAGCAACACTACTTGCCTGGGCATGACCCTGTCGATGTTGTTTATGAAGATGATGATATTATTGTCGTCAATAAGGTTGCTGGTAAGAAAACTCATCCCAACTTATCCACTGAAGATGACTCTTTAATGAATGATGTTGAAACTTATCTCAAGGATGGGCATCCCTACATGGTTCATCGAATTGATATGGAAACGTCTGGATTGGTTTTAATCAGTAAAACTCCTTATTTGGTTCCCATTTTCAATCGCCAATTGAGTAGTAAAACGTTGCATCGTGAATATTTGGCCTTGGTCAATTTGGATGCTCCAATTAATGACTCTGGAACAATTGATCAACAGATTGGTCAAGATCCGACTGATGTTCGTAAACGCATGGTTACAGAAGATGGTTTGAGCGCCACGACTAACTATCAAGTTATTGAGAAAAATGCCGATTTTGCCCTCTTAAAACTAAATTTATTGACCGGTCGAACTCATCAATTGCGTGTCCACTTGGCACATAATCATTGGCCAATCGTAAATGATATTCTTTATAATCCCCATAAAAAGGCGGGAATGTTACTATTATTTGCTCATAAATTGACATTTAGCCAACCTTTTACGGGAAAATCTAAAATTATTCAAGCAAAATTACCCGAAAATATGTATAATTTAATATGTGCTGATTTAAAGCAACCAAAAAGCTCACCTAATCCCGACAATTAG